Proteins encoded by one window of Glycine soja cultivar W05 chromosome 15, ASM419377v2, whole genome shotgun sequence:
- the LOC114388609 gene encoding DEAD-box ATP-dependent RNA helicase 47, mitochondrial-like produces MPTLISSRFLLLVGESLHMRRALATSRSVLLHTSVKCMSQVEPHHGSLTVSGIGLQTETEPRNRSKTNKVKPLGSPSENRKSKGKPLGINEKKKKAFRVVEKQQIESAPFAAESFSELGLPHVLIERLEKEGFTVPTEVQSAAVPTILNNHDVIIQSYTGSGKTLAYLLPILTVVGPLRGKTPEGNSDGGESGKKLGIEAVIVAPSRELGMQIVREFEKVLGMDNKRVVQQLVGGANRTRQEDALKKNKPAIVVGTPGRIAELSASGKLRTHGCRYLVLDEVDELLSFNFREDMHRILEHVGRRSGADPNSDSRKAERQLIMVSATVPFSVVRAARSWGYDPLLVQANKVAPLETVSPSEPISLSRSSPSSSPSSAMPSPAAVESLPPALKHYYFVTRVQHKVDVLRRCIHALDAKFVIAFMNHTKQLKDVVFKLEARGMKAMELHGDLGKLARSTTLKKFKNGEVRVLVTNELSARGLDVAECDLVVNLDLPTDSIHYAHRAGRTGRLGRNGTVVTICEESEVFVVKKLQKQLAIPIAACDFAEGKFLVTEEEKTVSTSQR; encoded by the coding sequence ATGCCAACTTTGATTTCATCTAGGTTTCTTTTGCTTGTTGGAGAGTCACTCCACATGAGAAGGGCTTTGGCCACTTCTAGGTCTGTTTTATTGCACACTAGTGTCAAGTGTATGAGCCAGGTGGAACCCCATCATGGTTCCCTAACCGTCTCTGGCATAGGTTTACAAACTGAAACTGAACCCAGAAACAGAAGCAAAACAAATAAGGTTAAGCCATTGGGTTCACCCTCTGAGAATCGCAAGAGCAAAGGAAAGCCCTTAGGCAttaatgagaagaagaagaaagctttTAGGGTTGTAGAGAAACAGCAAATAGAGTCTGCCCCTTTTGCTGCAGAGTCATTTTCAGAACTTGGCCTCCCACATGTGTTGATTGAGAGGCTAGAGAAGGAGGGTTTCACCGTGCCGACCGAAGTTCAGTCTGCTGCAGTTCCCACCATTCTGAACAACCATGATGTCATAATTCAGTCTTACACGGGTTCAGGGAAGACATTGGCTTATCTGCTTCCTATACTTACAGTTGTTGGGCCGCTGAGGGGGAAAACTCCTGAAGGCAACAGTGATGGTGGGGAGAGTGGGAAGAAGTTGGGAATTGAAGCAGTGATTGTTGCTCCTTCTAGGGAGCTTGGAATGCAGATAGTGAGGGAGTTTGAGAAGGTGCTAGGAATGGATAACAAGAGAGTGGTTCAGCAGCTTGTGGGGGGTGCAAACCGAACCAGGCAGGAAGATGCTCTCAAGAAAAATAAGCCTGCAATTGTTGTTGGCACACCTGGTAGGATAGCTGAGCTCAGTGCATCCGGGAAACTTCGCACTCATGGCTGTCGATATTTGGTATTAGATGAAGTTGATGAACTGTTGTCATTCAATTTCCGGGAAGACATGCACCGGATATTGGAGCATGTAGGGAGGAGATCAGGTGCAGACCCAAACTCAGATTCTAGAAAGGCCGAACGTCAGTTAATTATGGTTTCTGCAACTGTGCCATTTTCTGTTGTAAGGGCAGCTAGGAGCTGGGGTTATGATCCACTTCTTGTCCAAGCAAACAAAGTTGCACCACTTGAAACTGTCTCTCCCTCTGAACCCATCAGTTTGTCTCGGTCTTCACCCAGCTCAAGCCCTAGCTCGGCTATGCCATCTCCGGCAGCAGTAGAGAGTCTACCTCCTGCATTGAAACACTATTACTTTGTAACTAGGGTGCAGCACAAAGTTGATGTGTTGAGAAGGTGTATTCATGCACTGGATGCCAAATTTGTGATAGCTTTCATGAACCATACTAAGCAGCTAAAGGATGTTGTCTTCAAGCTGGAGGCCCGTGGGATGAAAGCCATGGAGTTACATGGGGATCTTGGGAAGCTAGCTAGGTCAACAACTCTGAAGAAATTCAAGAATGGTGAGGTGAGAGTTCTGGTTACAAATGAATTATCAGCAAGGGGTTTGGATGTGGCAGAATGTGATCTTGTGGTTAATCTAGACTTACCGACAGATTCAATTCACTATGCACACCGAGCTGGCCGAACTGGTCGGCTAGGTAGGAATGGTACAGTGGTAACCATATGTGAAGAGTCAGAAGtgtttgttgtaaagaaattgcAGAAGCAGCTAGCAATACCAATTGCAGCCTGTGATTTTGCAGAGGGGAAGTTTCTCGTCACTGAGGAAGAGAAAACAGTAAGCACTTCTCAAAGATGA